CAGGAACCGATCGTGGTTGGACCGGCTCCGTCTGCTCGCGGCCGCGACTGCAGTGTGGGGGCTCCCGATGGCTTACTTCCTGACCCACGCCATCAAGATCGACTACTACCCCGCTCCGGGGATCTTTACTGCCGTTGCGATTCTCGGCGTGGGCGGGTTGTCTCTACGGCTCCCCAAGGCAAGCGCTGAAACAAACGATGCCGGTACGTTTCGTCTGTTCCACGTACCGATACTGGCTCTGGCGCTCGTTCCCGGCGCTTTTGCACTCGAGAGTGGCTGGAAGGTATGGCCGGGGACGCTCTCGGTCAAAGCCAACCCCACTCCCACCGTTGAGTACCCGCCCGAATTGACTGACCCGCAGGCGTGGGTCTTCGGAGACATCCAGACGGGTTCGGTGTGGTATTACTCCGGGCAGACGGCGTTCAAGCTCCCGTTCGCTGACAAGCAGGCGCGGGCGGTCATTTGGCAGTTCGTGGCCAGTCGCGGGGAGCCAGTGTTCCTGATCCGAGATCACGACGGGATGCAGCCCGCGATCTCCGATCTCGAACAGTCCGGGGGCCAACTCGAACACCGGGGGCTTGTGATGGGCATGCCATACTACAGAGTCACCTGGCCCCGCTGATCGTCTCAAACGAACGGGCCGCGCGATTGTGATCGCGCGGCCCGTTCCGCTTTCTGTTCGCGAAAGCTCACTTACCCTTCTCACCAACCGGCACGACGGGTCCGGGTGGAACCGGCTCCAGCATGCGCGGAACGGCCGGTTCTGCCATCGGTGGAGCGGCCGGGAACAGCACGTCGAGCGCCGGGAGCTTACCCGGTTTGAGGGGCATGTTGCTCGGCGTTTCCAGTCTGAGTTGCGGAACGGTCGGTATCATGAGGTACGACCCGCGGTACGTGTTGTAGATCGTCCCCGGGTAACCGGTCCGGTCACCGAGCGGTCCGTAACCCAATCCGCCGTAGGGCGCGACGTGGTACCCGAGTGGCCGCGGGGTAATCGGGCTACTCATGCTGCCGAGGCCCTGCGGTTGAACGACTGGAGGCGGTAGGAACAGCGGCGCAGGTGGAGGCGCTCCGACGCGACCGGGTTGAGCATTTACGACGGGCGCGAGTAGGGCGAAAGTCGCAAGGGCGAAGAAGGTTCTGCGAATTGACATGACGAACCTCTTGCACGAACCGGGCGATGGGCTGTGAGATGATTGAGCAAATCGAGGGCCGGTCCTTCCCTCCTGGGACCGCGGGCGTCCCGCCCGCCGCTGTCTGAGTGTTCGACTTCCGATTAAACGTGAAACGACTCGTCGCAGGGAACGGCGGGCGAGACGCCCGCGGTCCCGGGAACAGACATCACGCCAGTTCGCGGATCGGCTGTGCGTCGGCGTCGATGGGGAAGTGCGGCCGGCCGTTCGCGTCGTACTCGCGGACCGCGTTGGGGTCCAGGCCCATGTTCTTGTAGAGCGTCGCGAAGATTTCCTGGTGGGTCACCGGGCGCGACGCGGCGCGCTCCGCGAGCCGGTTCGACGAACCGATCACCTGCCCCATTTTCATCCCGCCGCCGGCGAGCAGCGCGCAACTCAGTTGCGGCCAGTGGTCGCGGCTCGCCATGTTGTTGAGCTTCGGCGTGCGGCCGAACTCGCCCCACACGATCACCGAAACGTCCTTGTCCATTCCGCGGTCGTGCAGGTCCTCGATCAGCGCCGTGACGGCGCGGTCGAGGAGCGGGAAGTCCTTGCGCGCCTGGACGAAGTTCTTGCCGTCCCCCCCGTGCCAGTCCCAGCGCGTGAAGTTCATCGTGACCACGCGGGCACCGGCCTCCACGAGGCGCCGGGCCACGCAGAAGTTCCGCACCATGCGCGGGGCGCCGTCGCGCTCGAACGCGGGATCGTCCACGCCGTAACGCTCCAGCACCTTGGGGTTCTCTTTCGAGAGGTCCACCGCGTCCTTCAGCTTCGACGACGTGAGGATGTCGAGCGCCTGCCGGTTGAACGAGTCCATCCCGTCCATCGTGCCCTTCGCGTCGATCTTGCGGTCGAGGTCGTCGAACCCCTTCAGCAGGCCCACGCGGTCGTTGAGCCGATCGAGGCTTACGCCCTTGAGCGTGAGGTTGTCCGACTTCATGCCGGTCTCGCGCCCGCCGACGAGGTGGAACGGCGCGTGCTGGACCCCGAGGAACCCACCGTCGCCGTGGTACCCCCAGCGCTTCTCGCCGCACGGGTACATGAGCGACACGTTCGCC
This region of Gemmata massiliana genomic DNA includes:
- a CDS encoding DUF1501 domain-containing protein; translated protein: MLSLFGEPHARGGFCDGLNRRDFLTAGGTLFGGCLALPHLLAAEAKTGITTSHKSVINIYLPGGPPHLDMWDLKPDAPVEVRGEFNPIKTKVTGIQICELFPRIAQMMDKFTIIRSLVGSSGDHDAYQCMTGRPRTPANQGHWPSFGSWVSKSQGPADPAVPANVSLMYPCGEKRWGYHGDGGFLGVQHAPFHLVGGRETGMKSDNLTLKGVSLDRLNDRVGLLKGFDDLDRKIDAKGTMDGMDSFNRQALDILTSSKLKDAVDLSKENPKVLERYGVDDPAFERDGAPRMVRNFCVARRLVEAGARVVTMNFTRWDWHGGDGKNFVQARKDFPLLDRAVTALIEDLHDRGMDKDVSVIVWGEFGRTPKLNNMASRDHWPQLSCALLAGGGMKMGQVIGSSNRLAERAASRPVTHQEIFATLYKNMGLDPNAVREYDANGRPHFPIDADAQPIRELA